From the genome of candidate division WOR-3 bacterium, one region includes:
- the recF gene encoding DNA replication and repair protein RecF (All proteins in this family for which functions are known are DNA-binding proteins that assist the filamentation of RecA onto DNA for the initiation of recombination or recombinational repair.), with translation MLIKRLHLKNFRNFENADLDLERGINFFYGDNGSGKTNLLESLHCISYGKSFRNAFEDDLVRFSSTGFSISVVFEKKGEEISLSVKYSGRKKEFKKNGTQLDKKSDLIGELAVIPFSPEDADVVSQGSAQRRRALDILLSSVDGEYLKSLRWYNKTLRQRNALLERIRNKESQEAEITSWDKMLALYGEYIISERGKIIESLKENILKLLEQMKFSFESVDLKYYPSIKNGEISEKLALNLNKDLNLITTTQGPHRDDFVFFLNGLDASKFSSRGQQRLLSFLFRLAEVDIFKFFAGEYPVIMIDEAFIELDKNTVTKLEEKISSYPQVVLASADREVITEDKVSSYFEISDGNAKKIVKNR, from the coding sequence TTGCTTATAAAGCGGCTCCATCTGAAAAATTTCAGAAATTTCGAAAACGCTGATTTAGATTTGGAAAGAGGGATCAATTTTTTTTACGGTGACAACGGCAGTGGAAAGACCAACTTGCTCGAATCACTACATTGCATTTCTTATGGAAAATCCTTTCGAAACGCTTTTGAAGACGATCTCGTGAGGTTTTCTTCAACGGGTTTTTCAATTTCGGTTGTTTTTGAAAAAAAAGGCGAGGAGATATCTCTCAGCGTCAAATATTCAGGTAGAAAAAAGGAGTTCAAGAAAAATGGGACTCAGCTGGACAAAAAATCTGATTTGATAGGAGAACTCGCAGTGATTCCGTTCTCCCCTGAAGATGCTGACGTTGTATCCCAAGGTTCGGCACAGAGGAGAAGAGCACTTGACATACTGCTGTCTTCTGTCGACGGCGAGTACCTCAAATCCTTAAGATGGTACAACAAGACCCTAAGGCAGAGAAACGCTCTTCTTGAAAGAATCAGGAACAAGGAAAGCCAGGAAGCTGAAATAACTTCATGGGACAAGATGCTCGCTTTGTACGGAGAATACATAATCAGCGAAAGAGGCAAAATCATTGAAAGCCTGAAAGAGAATATATTGAAACTTCTCGAACAGATGAAGTTTTCTTTTGAAAGTGTTGATTTGAAGTATTATCCGTCTATAAAAAACGGTGAAATTTCGGAAAAATTGGCATTGAACTTAAACAAAGACCTGAATTTGATAACCACAACACAGGGACCTCACAGAGACGATTTCGTGTTTTTTCTCAACGGACTAGACGCGTCGAAGTTTTCTTCAAGAGGACAACAGAGGCTTTTGTCGTTTTTATTCAGATTAGCTGAAGTCGACATATTTAAATTTTTTGCGGGGGAATACCCCGTAATAATGATTGATGAGGCTTTTATTGAACTCGACAAAAATACAGTGACTAAACTGGAAGAAAAAATATCTTCTTATCCGCAGGTTGTTCTGGCATCGGCAGACAGAGAAGTTATAACCGAAGATAAAGTCAGCTCTTATTTTGAAATAAGCGATGGAAATGCAAAAAAAATTGTCAAAAACCGATAA
- a CDS encoding AgmX/PglI C-terminal domain-containing protein translates to MKYVYIQLLLIPLFFSCGPKTPEIRWESGLVGNRAPESLEYYFDLQKDTIAKLYKSRLYSNSDLNGSFTLHFYVMKDGKVQSVNLEDCTITDSSLQSMIRLAVADWNFPKSDIDSIEIFVPVYLLQEE, encoded by the coding sequence TTGAAATACGTCTATATACAACTTTTATTGATTCCCTTGTTTTTTTCTTGTGGCCCCAAAACTCCCGAAATAAGATGGGAGAGCGGTCTTGTAGGCAACAGAGCTCCAGAATCACTTGAATACTATTTTGATTTGCAAAAAGACACAATTGCTAAACTGTACAAGAGCAGGCTTTACTCCAACTCTGATCTAAACGGAAGTTTCACCCTGCATTTTTACGTGATGAAAGATGGAAAAGTTCAATCCGTAAACCTTGAAGATTGCACGATAACAGACTCTTCTCTACAGTCAATGATAAGGTTGGCCGTGGCTGATTGGAATTTTCCGAAATCAGATATCGACAGTATTGAAATATTCGTTCCTGTCTATCTCCTCCAAGAGGAATGA
- the gyrB gene encoding DNA topoisomerase (ATP-hydrolyzing) subunit B — protein sequence MKKNEATYDSTHIQVLKGIEAVRRRPAMYIGDSGVNGLHHLLQEVLDNSIDEFMAGYGDKISVVLHEDHSVSVEDKARGIPVDFHEQEGKSALEIVLTVLHAGGKFDSQTYKVSGGLHGVGLSVVNALSKWLTVEVKRGGKKYFQKYEKGVAVTQIEVSESDSKITTGTLIRFLPDPEIFETTVFSIERIVARIKEIAYLNPGLSIDLTDEREKGKKMSFSFAGGLKDFIKFLDKAKSPINQTIYFSTVQDKVTMEVAFEYNRTYNETVFSFANNIHTKEGGTHLTGFRQALTRVINDYAKKENFLKSVKDLDSLSGEDVREGLTAVISVKIPQPQFEGQTKTKLGNSEIKGMVASFVGEALTRYFEENPQEASALVGKVVDAARGRLAARKARDLVRRKGALMSDALPGKLADCSEENPEKSELFIVEGDSAGGSAKQGRDRHFQAILPLRGKILNVEKARLDKILSNDAIKTVVAAMGTSIGKEEFDITKLRYNKIIIMADADIDGAHIKTLLLTFFFRHARQVIDNGCLYIAQPPLYGVKVKGAKEIKYLFSEEELKKIQDEDTNISGVQRYKGLGEMNPEQLWETTMNPEKRVMKKVSVEVAEDAEEIFSILMGDDVEPRRQFIEQNAIKVRNLDI from the coding sequence ATGAAAAAGAACGAAGCCACTTATGATTCAACTCATATTCAAGTGCTGAAAGGAATTGAAGCTGTCCGTAGAAGACCGGCTATGTACATAGGTGACTCCGGCGTAAACGGCCTTCACCATCTTTTACAGGAAGTTCTTGACAATTCAATTGACGAATTCATGGCGGGATACGGCGATAAAATTTCTGTGGTATTGCACGAAGACCATTCGGTTTCAGTAGAGGATAAAGCCAGAGGAATTCCAGTGGATTTTCATGAGCAGGAAGGGAAATCCGCACTTGAAATTGTCCTGACAGTTCTTCATGCTGGGGGCAAGTTTGACAGCCAGACGTATAAGGTCTCCGGAGGGCTTCATGGCGTAGGACTCAGTGTCGTGAACGCTCTTTCTAAGTGGCTGACAGTCGAAGTCAAAAGAGGCGGGAAGAAATATTTCCAGAAATATGAAAAAGGAGTGGCAGTCACCCAAATTGAGGTTTCAGAATCGGATTCAAAAATCACTACGGGTACGCTTATTCGATTTCTTCCTGACCCAGAAATATTTGAAACAACGGTATTTTCTATCGAAAGAATAGTCGCGAGAATCAAAGAAATAGCTTATCTGAACCCCGGGTTGTCTATTGATCTCACTGATGAAAGAGAAAAAGGGAAAAAAATGTCGTTTTCTTTTGCAGGAGGTTTGAAAGATTTCATTAAATTCCTCGACAAGGCAAAATCACCGATAAACCAAACCATCTACTTTTCAACAGTCCAGGACAAAGTGACTATGGAAGTCGCTTTTGAATACAACAGAACCTACAACGAAACTGTTTTTTCTTTTGCCAACAACATCCACACAAAAGAGGGGGGTACGCACCTGACTGGTTTCAGGCAGGCTCTGACAAGAGTTATAAACGATTACGCGAAAAAGGAGAATTTTTTAAAATCCGTCAAAGATCTCGATTCTCTTTCCGGAGAAGACGTAAGGGAGGGATTGACGGCTGTAATTTCTGTTAAAATCCCTCAGCCTCAGTTTGAAGGCCAGACAAAAACCAAATTGGGGAACAGTGAAATAAAAGGAATGGTCGCTTCATTTGTCGGAGAAGCTTTGACAAGGTATTTCGAGGAAAACCCGCAGGAAGCTTCAGCCCTGGTTGGAAAGGTGGTTGACGCAGCCCGAGGAAGGCTTGCCGCGAGGAAAGCCAGGGATCTTGTAAGAAGAAAAGGGGCTCTGATGTCGGATGCGCTTCCGGGAAAGCTAGCAGATTGTTCAGAAGAAAACCCGGAAAAATCCGAACTTTTCATAGTAGAGGGGGATTCAGCAGGAGGATCGGCAAAACAGGGTAGGGACAGGCATTTTCAGGCTATTCTCCCGTTGAGGGGTAAAATCCTCAACGTCGAAAAGGCGAGACTCGATAAAATACTTTCCAACGATGCAATAAAAACAGTAGTCGCCGCAATGGGAACCAGCATTGGAAAAGAGGAATTCGACATAACCAAACTGCGCTACAACAAAATTATTATCATGGCTGACGCTGACATTGACGGGGCACACATAAAGACGCTTCTACTTACATTCTTTTTCAGGCACGCAAGGCAGGTTATTGACAACGGATGCCTTTACATCGCTCAACCGCCTTTGTACGGAGTGAAGGTAAAAGGAGCGAAAGAAATCAAATATCTTTTCAGCGAAGAAGAGTTGAAAAAAATACAAGATGAAGATACGAACATTTCAGGAGTCCAAAGGTACAAAGGACTCGGGGAAATGAATCCAGAACAGCTCTGGGAGACGACTATGAATCCTGAAAAAAGAGTAATGAAAAAGGTCAGCGTAGAAGTCGCTGAAGACGCTGAAGAAATATTTTCAATTCTTATGGGAGACGACGTCGAACCGCGCAGACAATTCATAGAACAGAACGCGATCAAAGTGAGAAATCTTGACATATGA
- a CDS encoding DUF721 domain-containing protein, protein MQKKLSKTDKNRYRKTLWVNDIIADVLGNIFDKSEEGVAGVLWSETIGPPINLHTKPLFTKGGVLTVEVENPVWRQQLEFLKEEIMTKLNKKLPQNKKISKIKFTDPKARFN, encoded by the coding sequence ATGCAAAAAAAATTGTCAAAAACCGATAAAAACCGGTATAGAAAAACTCTGTGGGTAAATGATATAATCGCTGATGTATTGGGCAATATTTTCGATAAATCCGAAGAGGGCGTCGCCGGAGTTCTTTGGAGCGAAACCATCGGACCGCCAATCAACCTTCATACAAAACCGCTATTCACAAAAGGAGGAGTTCTGACCGTCGAGGTTGAAAATCCAGTATGGAGACAGCAGCTGGAATTCCTCAAAGAAGAGATCATGACAAAATTGAACAAAAAACTGCCTCAGAATAAAAAAATTTCAAAGATCAAATTTACCGACCCGAAAGCTCGATTTAATTAA